The genome window GCTTGTTTGTCTGCTGAAGCAACTCTCGCGCTTTACCAATAGAAATACCTGGATAGGTGGTTGGCATATACATCAAGTCACCCTCATCAAGAGGAGGAATGAACTCACTACCGAGCTTCATTGTTGGATAATAAGCAGACCCCATAAGAGCAATAGCCAATACAATCATGTTTTTCGGGTGCTTGAGACTAATATTCAGTAAGGGCTTGTAAAGGGCAATTAGACCTTTATTAATAGGGTTCTTGTTCTCTGGTAATATTTTACCGCGAACAAGATATCCCATGAGCACCGGCACTAACGTAATAGCAAGGCCGGCTGCTGCCGCCATTGCATAAGTTTTAGTAAAGGCGAGTGGCGAGAACATCTTGCCTTCTTGACCTTCCAATGCGAATACAGGAACAAAACTTAGCGTGATGATCAGTAGCGAGAAGAACAGCGGTGCACCAACCTCTTGCGCCGCATCACCAATCACTTGCCATCGGTTTTTGTCAGTCAATGGAGTCCGTTCAATGTGCTTATGTACGTTTTCTATCATAACGATAGCACCGTCTACCATTGCACCTATCGCGATTGCAATCCCTCCTAGCGACATGATATTGGCGTTGATACCTTGCCAATGCATGACAATAAAGGCTCCTAAAATACCGACAGGGAGACTCAATGCGATAACGAGCGAAGACCGAATATGGAATAGGAACAACGCACATACAATAGCGACAACAATGAACTCTTCTGCAAGCTTTTTCCAAAGGTTCTCAACCGCTGCATTGATTAACGTAGAACGATCGTAAGTAGCCACTATCTCAACACCATCAGGCAAGCTACCCTGAAGCTCGTTTAGCTTATCCTTAACATTATTGATCACTTCGCTCGCGTTTTCTCCAAAACGCATGACAATTACGCCACCTACGGCTTCGCCCTCTCCATTTAATTCAGAGATTCCTCGTCTCATCTGTGGTCCGAGGTCAATATCAGCAACGTCACCTAATAATAGGGGGGTTCCTTTTTTGCTTACCTTGAGTGGAAGCGCTTTAATGTCATCAATACTAGACAAGTAACCAGTGGTTCGAACCATGTGCTCAGCTTCTGCAACTTCTACTACGGACGCACCACTCTCTTGGTTACCATCTTGAATAGCCATATTAACTTGTTGTAACGTGAGGTCGTATGCACGCAATTTAGCCGGATCAATTTGCACTTGATATTGTTTAACCATACCGCCAACAGTCGCAATCTCAGACACCCCATCAACTGTTTGTAACTCATATTTCAAGAACCAATCTTGTAAGCTACGCAATTCGGCTAAATCATGCTGTCCGGTTTTGTCTTGCAATACATAACTATAAATCCAGCCCACACCTGTCGCATCCGGACCAAGGGTTGGCTTAGCGCTTGGGGGAAGGTTTGGAGCTACTTGACTTAAATATTCGAGCACTCGAGAGCGAGCCCAATACATGTCAGTATCATCATTAAAAATGATATACACGTAGGAATCACCGAAGAACGAATATCCACGAACAGTTTCTGCACCAGGAACGGCAAGCATAGCCGTTGTAAGCGGATACGTGACTTGATCTTCCACC of Vibrio zhugei contains these proteins:
- a CDS encoding efflux RND transporter permease subunit translates to MIGAIIRWSINNRFLVLVATFALVFGGLYSVKNTPVDALPDLSDVQVIIKTSYPGQAPQVVEDQVTYPLTTAMLAVPGAETVRGYSFFGDSYVYIIFNDDTDMYWARSRVLEYLSQVAPNLPPSAKPTLGPDATGVGWIYSYVLQDKTGQHDLAELRSLQDWFLKYELQTVDGVSEIATVGGMVKQYQVQIDPAKLRAYDLTLQQVNMAIQDGNQESGASVVEVAEAEHMVRTTGYLSSIDDIKALPLKVSKKGTPLLLGDVADIDLGPQMRRGISELNGEGEAVGGVIVMRFGENASEVINNVKDKLNELQGSLPDGVEIVATYDRSTLINAAVENLWKKLAEEFIVVAIVCALFLFHIRSSLVIALSLPVGILGAFIVMHWQGINANIMSLGGIAIAIGAMVDGAIVMIENVHKHIERTPLTDKNRWQVIGDAAQEVGAPLFFSLLIITLSFVPVFALEGQEGKMFSPLAFTKTYAMAAAAGLAITLVPVLMGYLVRGKILPENKNPINKGLIALYKPLLNISLKHPKNMIVLAIALMGSAYYPTMKLGSEFIPPLDEGDLMYMPTTYPGISIGKARELLQQTNKLIKTVPEVQTTWGKVGRADTATDPAPLTMIETVIQLKPRDQWREGVTTESLRKEFDDLIQFPGLTNAWVMPIKTRIDMLATGIKTPIGIKIAGSDLAEIEKIGAQLESILNNITGTASVYAERVAGGRYVTIDINRKAAARYALSIKEIQQVVSTAVGGMNIGETIEGLERYPINVRYPQGYRDSVVKLQQLPLVTPSGARIALVDVADIRYEDGPPMIKTENARPNGWVFVDIDGRDLGSYVEEAKQAVAKQLDMPAGYSLAWSGQYEYMERAKERLVVVVPITIAIIMLLLYLSFRRIGEVMIIMLTLPLAMVGGLWLMYYLGYNFSIAVGVGFIALAGVAVEIGVIMLVYLNQAWHYTKLDAQEQSKSLNVDDLSSSIREGAGLRVRPVMMTVLTVIIGLIPIMYGEGTGSEVMQRIAAPMIGGMASALLLTLLVIPAIFKVWKIRELKHH